GTCGGCGACGGCGATCTTCAGCGCCCACGGCTACCGCGGAGGTTCCCTGCGTCAGATCGCCGCTGAACTGGGGCTCGGCCTGACGACGGTCATGCATCACTTCCCGACGAAGGTGTCGCTGCTGGCAGCGGTCTTGGAGCAGGAGGATGCCGCAGATGCCGACTTCCTCGGACGCACCCGTCGCGACGGACTCATCCCGACCGTGCTGGGCATCGTCGAACGCAATCTCGACCGTCGCGAGCTGGTGCGCATGTTCTCCATCGTCTCGGCGGAGGCCACCTACCCCGGACACGAGGCGCACGACTGGCTGCGCCAGCGGTACGCGCGCGTCATCGCCGACTACGCCGGCGCGATCGCCGCCGATCGCGCCGCCGGAAGGATCGACCCGCCCGTCGGCGACGACACCGCTCTGGCCGCCCTGGTCATCACGGGGTGGGAGGGCGTTCAGATCCGCTGGCTCGCCGATGATTCGGACCCCGTGGCGGCCATGTCCCTGCTTCTGTCGAGTGCACTGCGACCACGGGCGGCATAATGGGTTTGTGCCTTCCGGCACGCTGAAGCCGAGAATCGAGGCCCCATGCCCTATCGCAACCAGGAAACGGTCGCCTCATGGGTGCGCGAT
The sequence above is a segment of the Microbacterium sp. PM5 genome. Coding sequences within it:
- a CDS encoding TetR/AcrR family transcriptional regulator — its product is MTTPTPARRGPYAKSAERRAEIIASATAIFSAHGYRGGSLRQIAAELGLGLTTVMHHFPTKVSLLAAVLEQEDAADADFLGRTRRDGLIPTVLGIVERNLDRRELVRMFSIVSAEATYPGHEAHDWLRQRYARVIADYAGAIAADRAAGRIDPPVGDDTALAALVITGWEGVQIRWLADDSDPVAAMSLLLSSALRPRAA